In Dehalococcoidia bacterium, the following proteins share a genomic window:
- a CDS encoding cobalamin-independent methionine synthase II family protein — protein MKRSGERFLTTHVGSLIRPAKIQEYMQALSAGQPIDQQAFEAELRRDVAEVVRKQAETGIDVISDGEYGKSGWTGYVFQRLGGFEYRTSPRRAVGFMGADREGRFREFYDLYGAGLGGGQRPDTTQVPVCVGPITYTEAGRAAMRRDVSNFKAALANVQVEEAFLPVVAPCSIGVDYGNEYYQSEEEFLFAVAEAMHEEYQTIADAGLIVQVDDAILTNLYDQVKAEGKNYRSWVAMNVAALNHGLRGIPEDRVRYHLCWGSWPGPHMSDVPLREIVDLLLRINAGAFSIEAANPRHEWEWVVWQETKLPAGKILIPGVVSHAVSHVEHPELVAQRITRFANLLGRENLIASTDCGFAQNNRIQRQHPSIMWAKLEALVEGARIASRQPAKV, from the coding sequence GTGAAGCGCAGCGGCGAGCGGTTCCTGACGACGCACGTGGGCAGCCTGATCCGGCCCGCGAAGATCCAGGAGTACATGCAGGCGCTGAGCGCCGGCCAGCCGATCGACCAGCAGGCGTTCGAGGCCGAGCTGCGCCGCGACGTGGCCGAGGTCGTGCGCAAGCAGGCCGAGACCGGTATCGACGTGATCAGCGACGGCGAGTACGGCAAGTCCGGTTGGACCGGCTACGTCTTCCAGCGGCTCGGCGGCTTCGAGTACCGCACCTCCCCCCGCCGCGCCGTCGGCTTCATGGGCGCCGACCGCGAGGGGCGCTTCCGCGAGTTCTACGACCTCTACGGCGCCGGCCTCGGCGGCGGCCAGCGGCCGGACACCACGCAGGTCCCCGTCTGCGTCGGGCCGATTACGTACACCGAGGCGGGCCGCGCGGCGATGCGGCGCGATGTGAGCAACTTCAAGGCGGCGCTGGCAAACGTGCAGGTCGAAGAGGCGTTCCTGCCCGTCGTCGCGCCGTGCAGCATCGGCGTGGACTACGGCAACGAGTATTACCAGTCCGAAGAAGAATTCCTCTTCGCCGTGGCCGAGGCGATGCACGAGGAGTACCAGACGATCGCCGATGCGGGCCTGATCGTGCAGGTGGACGACGCGATTCTCACCAACCTCTACGACCAGGTGAAGGCTGAAGGCAAGAACTACCGCAGTTGGGTGGCGATGAACGTGGCGGCGCTGAACCACGGGCTGCGCGGCATCCCCGAGGACCGCGTGCGCTACCACCTCTGCTGGGGCAGCTGGCCCGGCCCGCACATGAGCGACGTGCCGCTGCGCGAGATCGTGGACCTGCTGTTGCGCATCAATGCCGGCGCCTTCTCGATCGAGGCGGCCAACCCGCGCCACGAGTGGGAGTGGGTGGTCTGGCAGGAGACGAAGCTGCCCGCGGGCAAGATCCTGATTCCGGGCGTGGTCAGCCACGCGGTGAGCCACGTCGAGCACCCGGAGCTGGTGGCGCAGCGCATCACGCGCTTCGCCAACCTCCTCGGGCGCGAGAACCTGATCGCCAGCACCGACTGCGGCTTCGCGCAGAACAACCGCATCCAGCGCCAGCACCCGTCGATCATGTGGGCGAAGCTGGAAGCGCTGGTCGAAGGCGCCCGCATCGCCTCCAGGCAGCCGGCAAAGGTGTAG
- a CDS encoding cobalamin-independent methionine synthase II family protein has translation MKRSQDRILTTHVGSLARPKPLLDQLRAAANGGEPEAQTLAATVKTTVAETVRGQAEAGIDILTDGEMSKSSFIGYIRGRLDGFEVTEPPPGPPPARGGKAERAAFPEYYEQYAKALRAREYAVPFPEPPLVCRGPVRYRPQAVQTDIANLKAALQGVKYEEVFMPAVTPRTQIKNEYYKTDEEFRLAYAEALREEYRTILDAGFLLQIDDPAFATQFGDDPAQPLEQRRRAAEQFAELFNYAVRGLPQDRVRFHSCYGTNIAPRVYEAPLGELVDLLLKVNAGAYSIEACNPRHAADWHVWERVKLPEGRVIIPGFISHTTTLVEHPAWIADMIVSYAGVVGRENLIAGADCGFSSLAMYTPEILPSVVWAKFRSLAEGAALASKRLYG, from the coding sequence ATGAAGCGCAGCCAGGACCGGATCCTGACCACCCACGTCGGCAGCCTGGCACGGCCGAAACCGCTGTTGGATCAGCTGCGGGCGGCGGCGAACGGCGGCGAGCCGGAGGCACAGACCCTCGCCGCGACCGTCAAAACCACCGTCGCCGAGACGGTGCGCGGGCAGGCCGAGGCGGGCATCGACATTCTCACCGACGGCGAGATGTCGAAGTCGAGCTTCATCGGCTACATCCGCGGCCGGCTGGACGGCTTCGAAGTGACCGAGCCGCCGCCGGGACCGCCGCCGGCGCGCGGCGGCAAGGCGGAGCGCGCCGCCTTCCCCGAGTATTACGAGCAGTACGCGAAGGCGCTGCGGGCGCGCGAGTACGCCGTACCCTTCCCGGAGCCGCCGCTGGTCTGCCGCGGTCCGGTGCGCTACCGGCCGCAGGCGGTGCAGACGGACATCGCCAACCTGAAGGCGGCGCTGCAGGGCGTGAAGTATGAAGAGGTCTTTATGCCCGCCGTGACGCCGCGCACGCAGATCAAGAACGAGTACTACAAGACGGACGAGGAGTTCCGCCTGGCCTACGCCGAAGCGCTGCGCGAGGAGTACCGCACGATTCTGGACGCCGGCTTCCTGTTGCAGATCGACGACCCGGCCTTCGCCACGCAGTTCGGCGACGATCCGGCGCAGCCGCTGGAGCAGCGCCGGCGCGCGGCCGAGCAGTTCGCCGAGCTGTTCAACTACGCCGTGCGCGGGCTGCCGCAGGACCGCGTCCGCTTCCACTCCTGCTACGGCACCAACATCGCGCCGCGCGTCTACGAGGCGCCGCTGGGCGAGTTGGTGGACCTGCTGCTGAAGGTCAACGCCGGCGCCTACTCGATCGAGGCGTGCAACCCGCGCCACGCGGCCGACTGGCACGTGTGGGAGCGGGTGAAGCTGCCGGAGGGCAGAGTCATCATCCCCGGCTTCATCAGCCACACAACCACGCTGGTGGAGCATCCGGCCTGGATCGCGGACATGATCGTGAGCTACGCCGGCGTGGTTGGGCGCGAGAACCTGATCGCCGGCGCCGACTGCGGCTTCTCTTCGCTGGCGATGTACACGCCGGAGATCCTGCCCTCGGTGGTCTGGGCGAAGTTCCGCTCGCTCGCCGAAGGCGCCGCCCTGGCTTCGAAGCGGCTGTACGGCTGA
- a CDS encoding tyrosine-protein phosphatase, with amino-acid sequence MRAAESTEPGVPPSIANFAWVEGGRVARGQQPALALAAYRELQDAGLTSVLSLRAAREYLEDERHRYDVADERALCAALGLRFQHIACTDFQAPRPSAVVKALAILHAEVEQGHAVFVHCLAGVGRTGVVCGAWQMLRGGSGTEALRQFAWHADRARTLRAPQRPADQYLDRIGAHEQAWVLLTIARALEAADELPPDGIQPRRPVRASHWRQRFRDQIERRLGRESGLIQFGRQATHVSTPAATAGRRMATNRQGGER; translated from the coding sequence ATGCGGGCCGCCGAGTCAACGGAGCCGGGTGTTCCGCCCAGCATCGCGAACTTCGCCTGGGTCGAGGGTGGCCGGGTGGCGCGCGGGCAGCAGCCGGCGCTGGCGCTTGCCGCCTACCGCGAGCTGCAGGACGCCGGCCTGACGAGCGTGCTCTCGCTGCGCGCCGCACGCGAGTACCTTGAGGACGAGCGCCATCGCTACGACGTGGCCGACGAACGCGCCCTCTGCGCGGCGCTGGGCCTGCGCTTCCAGCACATCGCCTGTACCGACTTCCAGGCGCCCCGGCCCAGCGCCGTGGTCAAGGCGCTCGCAATCCTGCACGCCGAGGTCGAGCAGGGTCACGCTGTTTTCGTGCACTGCCTGGCGGGCGTGGGGCGCACCGGCGTGGTCTGCGGCGCCTGGCAGATGCTGCGCGGCGGCAGCGGCACGGAGGCCCTGCGCCAGTTCGCCTGGCACGCCGACCGGGCGCGCACGCTCCGCGCGCCGCAACGGCCGGCTGACCAGTATCTGGACCGGATCGGCGCCCACGAGCAAGCCTGGGTGCTGCTCACCATCGCGCGGGCGCTTGAGGCAGCGGATGAACTGCCGCCGGACGGCATACAGCCGCGGCGGCCGGTGCGGGCGTCGCACTGGCGGCAGCGGTTCCGAGACCAGATCGAGCGGCGCCTGGGGCGCGAGTCCGGCCTGATCCAGTTCGGCAGGCAGGCAACACACGTTTCCACGCCCGCGGCGACGGCAGGCAGGCGTATGGCGACGAACCGGCAGGGAGGCGAGCGATGA